The nucleotide window CGCGTCCAGCGCCGGGAATCCGGACCTGAGGCCAGCGTCTCGTAACTGTGGGCCGACGGCCGCCAGTCGGGACGGGGACTCGTTCTTCACGAATAACACGAATGCGAACACTTTGTATATTACGCGCTCAATATTCCATAGATAATCGTCATGGTGGGATATCGTCGATCGTGGGCGCTGGGGCGGGGGCGAGGGGCGATCGATCCGGGCGTCGTGCGGTGGCTGACGGCCCGTCGGGCCGATCGCGGTCGCTCGGAGGGGAGTACCACCGAATCGCGCGGAGAGTCCGCGGCGGGCCTCGAAACCGAGGCCGACCGATCGCGATCGGTCGCCGGCGAGTCGGATCCGGGAGGCGGCGAAAGGGCCGATTCAGACGCCGACCGGCCCATTTCCGACGACCAGGACCATCGCGCGCTGATCGACCGGCTTCGTCGGGCCGAAGCGCGCGTCGAGGCCGCCGAATCCGCGCGGGCCGACAACGACTATCCCGCCGCGGTCGCGGCGTTCGATGGCGCACGCGAGGACTTCCGGGCGGCCCGCGATCGAGCGGCGGAGCTTCCGAACACCAAACACCTCGTCGTGCGCGAGACGCGCGGTGACGCTATCGTGGGCCGCCTCGAAAGTGTCGAGGCCGCCTTACGCGAGGTGCGCGCGAAACGCGCCCCGTACGACCGTCTCGATGGCGTTCTCACCGACGTCGCTGACCAGCGCGCCGCCGCGCGTGGCGAACTCGACGGTGGCGCGTTCGGGGCGGCGCGCACGATCGCGACCGACGCCTGTGAGACACTCGCTTTGGTCGAACGCGCGGCCGCGGGCCACGACCTCGACGTCGGCGGTCGAATCGCGTCGCTCCGGGAGGCCCTCGACAGAACGCTCGACCGTGCGGACCGCCGGGCCGAGCGCCCGGGCGCACTCGCCGTCCGCCCGCCGGCGGTCGTCCCGCGTGCGCCACGACTCTCGCTCTCGCCGACCGCCTACGAGCCACAGGCCGTCGTCGGCACCTCGGGGACGAGTGTCGTCGAGCGCGCGCTCGCCGCGGTCACCGATCGCGAGCGCCAGATCGCACTCAAGCGATTTCGAGTCGAGGCGGACATCGACGCCGCCGTCGATACCTGGATTTCGGTCGCGGATCACGACCACGTCGCGGGCGTCGTCGACCACGGGACCGACCCCGAACCCTGGATCGCAGTCGAGTACCTCGACGGGGGTCGGATCGACGAGCGCGCGGGCCGACTCCCGACCGATCAGGCGCTCTGGACTGCGGCGGCGATCGCTGACGCGGTCTGGCACGCCCACCGTCAGGACGTGATCCACGGCCGGATCACCCCGTCGAACGTCCTCTTTCGGTCGGTCGAGGACGCCTGGGACGTGCCCCGCGTCACCGACTGGGCGGTCGGGCGCGCCCAACGCGACACCGACGACCTCGCGCTCGCCACACACCCGCGCAATGGGGCGCCCGAACAGTTGGCGGGCGAGACGGCCGACGAGCGCACCGACGTCTTTCAACTCGGGACGGTCCTCTACGAACTCGTGACGGGCGAGCGCCCGTTCGGGGCCGACCACCGCGACCGCTCGCCAGCGGACTTCGAGCGACCGACGCCGCCGTCGGAACTGGTGGCCGTCCCCGCCGCCATCGACGACGTGCTCGGTCGCGCGCTCGCGCCCGACCCTGACGATCGATACCAGCGCGCACTCTTTTTCCGTGACGACCTGCGCGACCTCTACCGGTCGTACTAGCGCTGGGCGACGCCCTCGATTTCGATGCCGACACCTTTCGGCAGGTCCTCGACGCCGACGGCGCTCCGGGCCGGGGGCCGATCGCCAATGCGGTCGGCGTACACCGCGTCGACCGCCTCGAAGTCCTCGATATCGGCCAGGTAGATCGTCACGTCGAGCAATGCGTCGAGGCCCGTGCCGGCAGCCGCGAGCACCGCCGCGAGGTTGTCGATGGCCTGGGCCGCTTGCTCGTCGATCGGCGCGTCGTCGAGCACGGTGCCGTCGGGCGTCGCGGGGATCTGCCCGGCGGTGTACACTCGATCTGACGTCGCGACCGCCTGGCTGTACGCGCCGACCGCGTTCGGTGCGTCGTCGGTGTGGATGGGTTCGCGCATGGGGTCGCGTCGGGGACTGGGTCAAAAAGGAGGGGTGATCGGGGAGCACCGTGCTGGGCCGACCCCGCCCGCACCAACAGCCAACTGTGTGGGCCGCGAACGATCTCGTATGGCCGAGCCACCGGACGCGCTCCCCGACGACCATCCAGTCGTCCTGTTCGACGGCGTCTGCAATCTCTGTAACGCGGTCGTCCAGTTCATTCTGCCGCGCGACCCCGAGGGCGTGTTCCGGTTCGCCTCGCTGCAGTCGGCGGTCGGTCAGTCCGTGAGCGAGGCGTACGAGTTGCCGACCGAGGCGTTCGATTCGGTCGTCCTGGTCGAGGATGGCGACTGTTATACGCGCTCGGACGCTGCGCTCCGGATTCTCCGCCGCCTCGGCGGTGTCTACCGACTGCTCTCCTACGCTCGTGTCGTCCCGCGCCCCATTCGGGATGCGGTCTACGATTTGGTAGCGACCTACCGATACCGCGTCTTCGGCCGGCGGGAGGCGTGTGCCCGACCGCCCGAAGACGCGGAATCGCGGTTTCTCGACTTTTCGGATGAAGAATCTTGATAGCCCTCTTCACATTGCCAATTATCCTCAACCCAATATCCACAATGAATAATATATTGGGCCAACGACAGTTCTATCAGAAATCTGATGGCTGTGGCTTGATAGACTGGGTCCCTGAAAAGCGAAATAGTGATATATTATCAGTATGAAAATGTACGATATACTCATGGGTGCAACAAAACGATACCTCTGGTCGGTTTGGCCGGTGATTCTGCTGTTCGGGGCTGTAATTGCTCTTTTTGCTGGAGACTACGCAACATCGTCTCTTGGACTCGTGGTTGGAGGTTTGGGGGCCGTTGTTGTGATGATTCTGGACCACCGAAACGACTCTGGATCGTACGTATTCAATCTCGTCTCCTTTTTGATTATTTTGTTTATTATCTTTGCCCCGGCGGTAGTCTGGGGAGTTGGCGGTGGCTTATCTGTCGTAATTGCAGCTCTTCTAGTCATGCTAGGGTCATCGGTTCGCGTGGCACTGGATGAAAATACTGTTGCATCTTGAATAATATCCGAATCACTCGTAAATTTTCATCCTTTTAGTCGGGTACGAGCGGCACAGCCCATCCGGCACTTGTTGGCTTGTCGTGAATGAAACGAATTCGACCGCATGGTCGCTGACAGTCAAACAGTCTTGCTACCGACAATGGGCAGATTCTGCTATGGACGACAAACCTCTACCGCATCACCCAACGATCACGACGGCGTCCTCGCAGTCGATCATCTCCCCGTCGCCCGAGTAGGTCTGTTCGCGCTGGATCTCGAACATCGCGTCGTCGAGCGTGACGCCCGCGAGTTCGAGGCCCTCGGCCGTCACCTCGAACTCGCCGTCTGCGATGGCGTGCTCGATCTCCCCGACCTGCTCGCCGTACTCGGGGCCGACGGTCGCGTAGTCCAGATCGACGTCTGCGATCGATTCGGTGATCTCGGGCGCCGATTCGAGCACGTCGAACGTGTCGACGTGCATCGCGCCCGCGATGGCGTCACCGAAGGCCGCGAGGTCGTCCTCGCTGTACACGGTGACGCGGTCGAGCGGTT belongs to Halococcoides cellulosivorans and includes:
- a CDS encoding Rid family detoxifying hydrolase, whose protein sequence is MREPIHTDDAPNAVGAYSQAVATSDRVYTAGQIPATPDGTVLDDAPIDEQAAQAIDNLAAVLAAAGTGLDALLDVTIYLADIEDFEAVDAVYADRIGDRPPARSAVGVEDLPKGVGIEIEGVAQR
- a CDS encoding thiol-disulfide oxidoreductase DCC family protein is translated as MAEPPDALPDDHPVVLFDGVCNLCNAVVQFILPRDPEGVFRFASLQSAVGQSVSEAYELPTEAFDSVVLVEDGDCYTRSDAALRILRRLGGVYRLLSYARVVPRPIRDAVYDLVATYRYRVFGRREACARPPEDAESRFLDFSDEES
- a CDS encoding protein kinase domain-containing protein; translated protein: MVGYRRSWALGRGRGAIDPGVVRWLTARRADRGRSEGSTTESRGESAAGLETEADRSRSVAGESDPGGGERADSDADRPISDDQDHRALIDRLRRAEARVEAAESARADNDYPAAVAAFDGAREDFRAARDRAAELPNTKHLVVRETRGDAIVGRLESVEAALREVRAKRAPYDRLDGVLTDVADQRAAARGELDGGAFGAARTIATDACETLALVERAAAGHDLDVGGRIASLREALDRTLDRADRRAERPGALAVRPPAVVPRAPRLSLSPTAYEPQAVVGTSGTSVVERALAAVTDRERQIALKRFRVEADIDAAVDTWISVADHDHVAGVVDHGTDPEPWIAVEYLDGGRIDERAGRLPTDQALWTAAAIADAVWHAHRQDVIHGRITPSNVLFRSVEDAWDVPRVTDWAVGRAQRDTDDLALATHPRNGAPEQLAGETADERTDVFQLGTVLYELVTGERPFGADHRDRSPADFERPTPPSELVAVPAAIDDVLGRALAPDPDDRYQRALFFRDDLRDLYRSY